Proteins from a genomic interval of Candidatus Taylorbacteria bacterium:
- the nusG gene encoding transcription termination/antitermination protein NusG: MKQKLKEERNWYAIHTYAGYENAVSRNLKQRIESLGMEDKIFNVLVPTEKKIKIKGGKRIEEEEKIYPGYILVDMIVTDDSWYVVRNTPRVTGFVGSGVYPVPLDKAEVETLFKRMNSDTVKHTIDLKIEDSIVIVDGPFKELEGKVSEVDEERGKVKVLVSMFGRETPVELDYLQVKKS, from the coding sequence ATGAAGCAAAAATTAAAAGAAGAAAGAAATTGGTACGCAATCCACACCTATGCAGGGTATGAGAATGCCGTGTCGCGCAATCTGAAACAGCGCATCGAATCCTTAGGCATGGAAGACAAAATTTTCAATGTCCTTGTTCCTACGGAAAAAAAGATTAAGATAAAAGGCGGAAAGCGCATCGAGGAGGAGGAGAAAATCTATCCCGGGTATATCCTTGTCGATATGATTGTGACAGACGACTCATGGTATGTGGTAAGAAATACCCCAAGAGTTACTGGGTTCGTCGGCTCCGGAGTGTATCCGGTACCCCTAGATAAGGCGGAGGTGGAAACCTTATTTAAACGGATGAATTCCGATACGGTGAAGCACACGATTGACCTTAAAATCGAAGACTCTATCGTCATTGTGGATGGACCGTTTAAGGAGCTTGAAGGCAAGGTAAGCGAAGTTGACGAAGAGCGAGGCAAGGTCAAAGTGTTAGTCTCGATGTTCGGGAGAGAAACACCTGTGGAGTTGGACTATCTGCAGGTAAAGAAAAGCTAA
- the rplK gene encoding 50S ribosomal protein L11, whose translation MAKKITKKLKLIIPAGKANPAPPIGPTLGQAKVNIGEFVTRFNEGTKSMMGDLVPVEVTVFEDKTFTLTFKTPPATDLILKAIGKEKGSGKNAVEKVGTLSRAQVKMIAEKKLKDLNANDVEAAMKIIEGSARSMGVDVK comes from the coding sequence ATGGCAAAGAAAATCACAAAAAAACTAAAGCTCATTATTCCCGCAGGCAAGGCTAACCCTGCTCCGCCTATCGGTCCTACTTTGGGTCAGGCAAAAGTGAATATTGGAGAATTTGTCACCAGATTTAATGAAGGCACAAAATCCATGATGGGAGACTTGGTGCCTGTGGAGGTTACCGTTTTTGAAGACAAAACCTTCACACTGACTTTCAAGACCCCGCCAGCAACAGACTTGATTCTGAAAGCCATCGGCAAAGAAAAAGGATCGGGTAAAAATGCAGTAGAAAAAGTTGGAACTCTTTCTCGCGCCCAAGTAAAAATGATTGCGGAGAAGAAGCTCAAAGATTTGAATGCGAACGACGTTGAGGCCGCGATGAAAATCATTGAAGGCTCGGCAAGATCGATGGGAGTGGACGTCAAGTAA
- a CDS encoding dihydrofolate reductase, with the protein MTKPKISIVVAITRKNAAIGQGGKLLFRIPDDLKRFKAITRGHPIIMGRKTFESIGRPLPERENLVVTRNKDYHPEGVIVLHSIEEAIEKAREIENQSGNDNGRREIFVIGGGEIYKEALPFVDKLYLTLVESDAEGDVFFPDHSDFKKETFRENRSDLKTGLHYTWIDLER; encoded by the coding sequence ATGACAAAACCTAAAATCAGTATCGTAGTTGCAATCACCAGAAAAAATGCGGCCATTGGACAGGGAGGCAAGCTCCTTTTCAGAATTCCCGACGACTTGAAGCGATTCAAGGCGATTACTCGAGGCCACCCCATCATCATGGGAAGAAAAACTTTCGAATCCATCGGCAGACCGCTTCCGGAAAGAGAAAATCTGGTGGTCACCAGAAACAAGGATTACCACCCGGAGGGAGTTATTGTCCTCCATTCGATCGAAGAAGCGATTGAAAAAGCCAGAGAAATTGAGAATCAATCCGGAAATGACAACGGGAGAAGAGAGATCTTCGTCATAGGCGGAGGAGAGATATACAAAGAGGCTCTCCCTTTCGTCGACAAATTGTACCTTACGCTTGTCGAATCTGATGCAGAGGGCGATGTCTTTTTCCCCGACCACAGTGATTTTAAAAAAGAAACGTTCAGAGAAAACCGCTCCGACCTTAAAACCGGTCTCCATTACACCTGGATTGATTTGGAGAGATAA
- a CDS encoding CYTH domain-containing protein: MGHQYEIEIKTLLGEKKNADDFRAKLEAKGAVPGKKGRQLNHYFVGRDLSSFRDRLFPFIESDKKSLFTDIVTRAKDFSIRTRQTDDTLLLVVKASVGEGSSANAVSRMEFESVILDKTLDELDKIILVSGLEYQAKWSREREEFTVGDITVCLDRNAGYGYLAEFEKVVDDEKKKDSVRSNLELLMKELGVEELKQDRLERMFSHYNRNWRDYYGTDKVFNIE, from the coding sequence ATGGGACACCAATACGAAATAGAAATAAAAACCCTCCTCGGAGAGAAAAAGAATGCCGATGATTTTCGAGCGAAGCTTGAAGCTAAGGGAGCAGTTCCAGGTAAAAAAGGAAGACAACTTAACCATTACTTTGTGGGGAGAGATCTTTCCAGTTTTCGTGACAGACTTTTTCCTTTTATTGAGTCGGACAAAAAATCTCTTTTTACAGATATCGTAACTCGCGCTAAGGATTTTTCTATCCGCACAAGACAGACGGATGATACATTGCTTTTGGTAGTGAAGGCATCGGTTGGCGAGGGGTCAAGCGCGAATGCAGTTTCTAGAATGGAATTTGAATCTGTTATACTTGACAAAACGCTCGATGAACTCGACAAAATTATTTTAGTCTCTGGTTTGGAATACCAAGCGAAATGGTCCAGGGAGAGGGAAGAATTTACCGTGGGAGATATTACCGTGTGTCTTGACCGCAATGCAGGATATGGCTACCTTGCCGAATTTGAAAAAGTTGTAGATGATGAAAAAAAGAAAGACAGCGTTCGGTCTAATCTCGAGCTTCTTATGAAAGAACTAGGTGTAGAGGAATTAAAACAGGATCGCCTAGAGCGGATGTTTTCGCATTATAATCGGAACTGGCGGGATTATTACGGAACTGATAAAGTATTTAACATAGAGTGA
- the dcd gene encoding dCTP deaminase, producing the protein MFLSDVDIKKAIKDGSITIRPFHLKQLQLASYDVKLGNEFEVTNRHSTTAVDPSKKLFPMTRTIRIKDGEPFILHPGESVLGKQKEFIGVDNHHLILLSGKSSLARAGLVVHNTAMLFNPGHYFYPTFELVNTNNVPLILRPGMEVAQLLFARLTSPTSKDYKKVGRYDLINSAHFAPKGANSKKPSQKRKK; encoded by the coding sequence ATGTTTCTCTCCGACGTTGACATAAAAAAAGCAATCAAAGATGGTTCAATAACCATTCGGCCTTTTCATTTGAAGCAACTTCAACTTGCAAGCTACGATGTGAAGCTTGGGAATGAGTTTGAAGTCACCAATCGCCATTCCACAACTGCCGTGGACCCTTCCAAAAAATTGTTTCCCATGACGCGCACAATTCGCATCAAGGACGGGGAGCCTTTCATTCTTCACCCCGGAGAAAGCGTCTTGGGGAAACAGAAAGAGTTTATCGGAGTAGATAATCATCATCTCATTTTACTCTCCGGGAAAAGCTCTCTGGCTCGGGCGGGGCTTGTTGTGCACAATACCGCGATGCTTTTTAATCCCGGGCACTATTTTTACCCGACATTTGAGCTTGTAAACACCAACAATGTTCCCTTGATTCTTCGACCGGGAATGGAAGTGGCCCAGCTTTTATTTGCCCGCCTAACGAGCCCGACCAGCAAGGACTATAAAAAAGTGGGAAGATACGATCTCATTAATTCTGCGCATTTTGCGCCTAAAGGGGCGAATTCAAAAAAACCTTCTCAAAAAAGAAAGAAGTAA
- a CDS encoding thymidylate synthase, translated as MEHPEYQYLNLLKEILKKGDRQVDAGHGRATYGVFGRQIRFDLSKGFPLITTKKVYWNGVLHELNWFLKGMSNIRYLVENNVHIWDDYPFQMYSELSKKGKLPELTKEEFISKIKGDAVFAKKYGELPHIYGELWRRWPAKDGRVIDQLNFAVDELRNDPGCHNAIVSSWNPEYLYSMAKPEEVNHFPICHNMFQFNIKNEKLSLQLYQRSADIFLGVPFNIASYALLCHIVARILGREVGEYVHTFGDVHIYENHFDAVREQLLRKPKKFPTLSISKEAKSLANFKTEHVVLTGYNPHPTIKAELTVAGLRNLDNKPSGIRNA; from the coding sequence ATGGAGCATCCAGAATACCAATATTTAAATCTTTTAAAAGAGATTCTCAAGAAAGGAGATCGGCAAGTTGATGCAGGGCATGGTCGCGCAACCTACGGAGTTTTCGGACGACAAATCCGCTTCGATCTATCGAAGGGCTTTCCGCTCATTACAACAAAAAAAGTATATTGGAATGGAGTTCTGCACGAGCTTAATTGGTTTCTTAAGGGGATGTCGAATATTCGCTACCTGGTGGAGAACAATGTCCATATTTGGGATGACTACCCCTTTCAAATGTATTCTGAACTGTCAAAAAAAGGAAAATTACCGGAATTGACTAAAGAGGAATTTATTTCAAAAATAAAAGGCGATGCTGTGTTTGCAAAGAAATACGGTGAGTTGCCACACATTTACGGTGAGCTATGGCGCAGGTGGCCGGCAAAAGACGGAAGAGTAATAGACCAACTTAATTTTGCGGTTGACGAATTGCGCAATGACCCTGGGTGCCACAACGCCATTGTTTCTTCTTGGAATCCGGAGTATCTCTATTCCATGGCAAAGCCGGAGGAGGTGAACCATTTTCCCATCTGCCACAATATGTTTCAGTTTAATATTAAGAACGAAAAGCTCTCGCTCCAGCTCTATCAGCGCTCGGCGGATATATTTTTAGGAGTGCCGTTCAATATCGCAAGCTACGCGCTTTTGTGCCACATCGTCGCGCGAATTCTTGGACGGGAGGTGGGCGAATACGTGCACACCTTCGGAGATGTCCATATTTACGAAAATCATTTTGACGCGGTCCGTGAACAACTTTTAAGGAAACCGAAAAAATTTCCAACTCTTTCCATTTCGAAAGAGGCCAAAAGTTTAGCCAATTTCAAGACTGAACACGTGGTGCTTACGGGATATAACCCACATCCGACAATCAAGGCGGAACTGACGGTTGCAGGATTGCGAAATCTCGACAACAAGCCGAGTGGCATAAGAAATGCATAA
- a CDS encoding thymidylate kinase, whose amino-acid sequence MKKGKLIVIEGTDGSGKATQVALLLKRLKKEGKKVSALDFPRYEKPSSYFVGKYLRGEYGKVGPYKASLFYALDRYDASFEIKKKLEQGYTVLSDRYVSANMGHQGSKISNRKKREHFLRWLDNLEYEIFGIPRPSLTILLNIPPLLGQKLVDGKKRRAYLGKRKRDIHEDDIGHLKKTSMMYLSLARKYRWTVINCTSGDTLLSREFIHEKIFQEVKKLLP is encoded by the coding sequence ATGAAAAAAGGGAAACTCATTGTCATTGAGGGCACCGATGGGTCGGGAAAGGCGACACAGGTTGCGCTTCTTCTAAAAAGACTTAAAAAAGAAGGAAAAAAAGTTAGTGCTCTCGACTTTCCTAGATACGAAAAGCCGTCCTCATATTTTGTGGGAAAATATTTAAGAGGGGAGTATGGAAAAGTCGGTCCCTACAAAGCATCTCTTTTTTATGCGCTCGACCGCTATGACGCGTCTTTCGAGATTAAAAAAAAGCTTGAACAAGGTTACACGGTACTCTCTGACCGATACGTGTCCGCCAATATGGGACATCAAGGAAGTAAGATAAGCAATCGAAAAAAGCGCGAGCATTTTTTGCGTTGGCTCGATAATTTGGAATATGAAATTTTCGGCATTCCTCGGCCCTCTCTTACCATATTGCTTAACATTCCTCCTCTCTTGGGACAAAAATTAGTGGACGGCAAGAAACGAAGGGCATATCTTGGAAAAAGGAAAAGGGATATCCACGAGGATGATATAGGGCATCTAAAAAAAACGTCCATGATGTACCTCTCCTTAGCGAGGAAATATCGCTGGACCGTAATCAATTGCACATCTGGAGACACTCTTCTTTCTCGCGAATTTATTCACGAAAAAATTTTTCAAGAAGTAAAAAAACTTCTTCCATAA
- the glyA gene encoding serine hydroxymethyltransferase — protein MKDLQVKKLIEAEKKRQKKVINLIASENYVSKDVLEALGSELTNKYGEGYPGKRYYRGTKIVDEVEKLAQNRALELFGLKAEEWAVNVQALSGSPANLAVYLALVPQGNSSSQGAKTARGKIMGMSLSHGGHLTHGQKVSMTGKFWDSVLYGVSAKTELLEYEEVKRMAIAEKPTIIVAGFTAYAHIVDFKKFREIADASKALLMVDMSHFAGLVAGGAYPSPFPFADIVTTTTHKTLRGPRSALIFSRRDARELYKKIDKAIIPGLQGGPHFNQIAAVAVALKEAKTPAFKKYAVQVKKNAKALSDKLMSLGWRIVEGGTESHLLRVDVWKGGEGIGGKEAAEKLEAEGIIVNENMIPFDTRKPWDPSGIRLGSPAETTRGLKEKDFIAIAKRIDTILRK, from the coding sequence ATGAAGGATTTACAAGTCAAAAAGCTCATAGAGGCCGAGAAAAAAAGGCAGAAAAAAGTGATTAACTTAATCGCTTCGGAGAACTATGTGTCGAAGGATGTGCTTGAAGCTCTCGGCTCCGAGCTTACCAACAAGTATGGAGAGGGGTATCCGGGCAAGCGGTATTATCGCGGGACAAAAATCGTTGATGAAGTGGAAAAATTGGCGCAAAATCGAGCGCTTGAACTTTTTGGCCTAAAAGCAGAGGAATGGGCGGTAAATGTTCAGGCATTGTCCGGTTCTCCAGCAAATCTCGCGGTGTACTTGGCCCTCGTTCCCCAGGGCAATTCTTCTTCACAGGGAGCAAAGACCGCGCGCGGAAAAATAATGGGCATGAGCTTGAGCCACGGAGGCCATCTGACTCATGGGCAAAAAGTTTCAATGACGGGAAAATTTTGGGACTCCGTGCTTTACGGTGTTTCCGCAAAAACGGAGCTCCTTGAGTATGAGGAGGTGAAAAGGATGGCGATTGCCGAAAAGCCAACTATTATTGTTGCCGGTTTTACCGCTTACGCGCACATTGTTGATTTTAAAAAATTTCGCGAAATTGCCGACGCTTCCAAGGCACTGCTTATGGTTGATATGTCTCACTTTGCCGGGCTTGTTGCTGGCGGGGCGTACCCCTCTCCTTTTCCGTTCGCGGATATTGTCACCACGACTACCCACAAAACACTTCGTGGTCCTCGCTCGGCCCTTATTTTTTCTCGAAGGGACGCTCGAGAATTGTATAAAAAAATAGATAAGGCGATTATCCCGGGGCTTCAAGGCGGACCGCATTTCAACCAGATAGCGGCTGTGGCTGTCGCTTTAAAAGAGGCAAAAACTCCTGCTTTCAAAAAATATGCCGTCCAAGTAAAAAAGAATGCGAAAGCGCTTTCCGACAAACTTATGAGCCTCGGCTGGAGAATAGTGGAGGGTGGAACGGAGAGTCACCTTCTTCGCGTGGATGTTTGGAAAGGGGGAGAGGGAATCGGAGGCAAAGAAGCGGCGGAAAAACTTGAGGCGGAGGGCATTATTGTAAACGAAAACATGATTCCTTTTGACACTCGGAAACCTTGGGACCCTTCTGGCATCCGCCTCGGTTCTCCTGCCGAAACGACGCGGGGACTCAAGGAAAAAGATTTTATTGCGATTGCAAAAAGAATAGATACAATTCTCCGCAAATAA
- a CDS encoding gluconeogenesis factor YvcK family protein, whose protein sequence is MTAQQKQRKVVVIGGGTGNSSVLRGLKRYPFAITAIVTMFDSGSSSGILRDEFGILPPGDVRQCLIALAEEKKEPMLRELFAYRFKNGGTLNGHSFGNLFLTALTHILKDDAKAIKKAGELLNINGQVLPVSLDNAHVHARLEDGTIIEGETNISVPKHDGNLKVKEVFLAPSAKLFLEAKKAIVGADLVIIGPGGLYSSLIPNLLVEGMKEALRKSRAKKIYIMNLMTRWGETNNLSASDCAREILSYARIEKFDFIICNSKKVSKKVMGAYAKEKKYPVVLDDDLAKYGKKIVASSLYKGDDLLRHDSDALAKIIASL, encoded by the coding sequence ATGACAGCTCAACAGAAACAAAGAAAGGTTGTGGTTATTGGAGGCGGAACGGGGAATTCAAGCGTCCTTCGGGGCCTGAAGCGATATCCATTTGCAATTACTGCAATCGTTACGATGTTTGATTCTGGAAGTTCAAGCGGGATTCTAAGGGACGAGTTCGGCATTCTTCCTCCGGGTGATGTCAGGCAGTGTCTCATCGCTCTCGCGGAGGAAAAAAAAGAGCCTATGTTGAGGGAGCTGTTCGCATATCGGTTTAAAAATGGCGGAACATTGAATGGGCATAGTTTCGGCAATCTGTTCTTGACCGCCCTCACTCACATACTCAAAGACGACGCGAAAGCGATCAAGAAAGCGGGGGAACTTTTGAATATTAACGGCCAAGTCCTTCCTGTTTCTCTCGATAATGCCCATGTGCACGCCAGGCTTGAGGACGGCACAATCATTGAAGGCGAGACCAATATTTCCGTTCCCAAACATGATGGTAATCTCAAAGTGAAAGAGGTGTTTCTCGCACCGAGTGCCAAGCTATTTCTCGAAGCGAAAAAGGCAATCGTCGGCGCCGACTTGGTTATCATCGGTCCCGGGGGGTTGTATTCTTCTCTTATTCCCAATCTTTTGGTGGAAGGCATGAAGGAAGCGCTTCGGAAAAGCAGGGCAAAGAAGATTTACATCATGAATCTTATGACTCGATGGGGAGAAACGAACAATCTTTCCGCTTCCGATTGCGCAAGAGAAATTCTTTCTTACGCTCGCATCGAAAAGTTTGACTTCATTATCTGCAATAGCAAGAAAGTTTCCAAAAAAGTTATGGGCGCGTACGCCAAGGAGAAAAAATATCCAGTTGTCTTGGATGATGATTTGGCAAAATACGGAAAAAAAATTGTTGCCTCGTCGCTTTACAAAGGCGATGACCTCCTGCGACACGATTCCGACGCTCTCGCCAAAATTATCGCCTCTCTATAA
- a CDS encoding HAD family hydrolase: protein MKSTKLYIFDLDDTLYDTSFRLDEVTPNFETMKLFPDALEILKKKEPEKILVTHGERKRQEKKIKTLGIRGYFKEIYICADGTEKLELFKKIVKEYGVENPKNCVIIGDRVDTEIRFGNMLGCVTVYLPRGKYSKLSPVDAIEIPTYTIHSFAELESAIGRG, encoded by the coding sequence ATGAAGTCCACGAAACTCTACATTTTTGACCTTGACGACACACTCTATGACACGTCCTTCCGGCTTGACGAAGTCACGCCCAATTTTGAGACTATGAAATTATTTCCCGACGCTTTGGAAATTCTCAAAAAAAAGGAGCCGGAAAAAATCTTGGTCACGCATGGGGAGAGAAAGAGGCAGGAGAAAAAAATAAAAACATTGGGAATCCGCGGGTATTTTAAGGAAATTTACATCTGTGCAGACGGGACGGAGAAACTGGAACTTTTTAAAAAAATAGTGAAGGAGTATGGAGTAGAAAATCCCAAGAATTGTGTCATCATCGGTGATCGCGTTGATACCGAAATTCGGTTTGGGAACATGCTCGGGTGCGTAACCGTGTATCTTCCACGGGGGAAATACTCGAAGCTCTCGCCTGTGGACGCAATCGAAATCCCCACATATACTATCCATTCCTTTGCTGAATTGGAGTCTGCAATCGGTCGAGGCTAA
- the argS gene encoding arginine--tRNA ligase — protein MIYKDLKKHIEEALRELGIPEGDFVLEHSDNLQNGDYSTNVALVFAKELKAKPRDLAEKIASKLKEKRIPHVEKIEVAGAGFVNFFLSKDFFAESVDEIIKAKKSFGKGFSGKGKCVLVEYSSPNIAKPFTVGHLRSTIIGDAIANILDFSGYKVIRDNHVGDWGTQFGKQIVAFQKWGSQTELEKSRNKMKYLVDLYVKFHAEAEKDPTLEDEAREAFQKLEKGDKTARKLYSELVSISKDYFREIYSRLAIRPFDTEQGESFYEKMIPEVLKDLEKAGIVKESEGARLVFFENEKYPPLMIQKKDGATLYSTRDLATDKWRKKKYGDKIMIVNETGVEQSLYFSQLYEVEEMLGYFKNGERVHVMHGFIRLPEGKMATRKGNVIWLEEVLDEAEVRAGEINKETAKVVAMGAIKFNDLKRESRQDIVFNWDEIINLKGDSGPYLQYSCVRAKSILKKADEEKIDYGSNLEARPPSGWRSVVLEKMLYRFPEVVERAGREYAPNYIATYLIELASSFNTFYAEGQIVSKSDSSSLYKIALTKAFSIVIENGLNLLGIQVPPKM, from the coding sequence ATGATCTACAAAGACCTAAAAAAACACATAGAAGAAGCTTTAAGAGAACTTGGAATTCCTGAAGGAGATTTTGTTTTGGAGCACTCGGACAATCTTCAAAACGGCGATTACTCGACAAACGTCGCGCTAGTGTTCGCCAAAGAGCTCAAAGCCAAACCGCGAGATTTGGCGGAGAAAATCGCCTCAAAATTGAAAGAGAAGAGAATTCCACATGTTGAAAAAATTGAGGTCGCGGGCGCAGGGTTTGTAAATTTCTTCCTTTCGAAAGATTTCTTTGCCGAGTCAGTGGACGAAATTATTAAAGCCAAAAAAAGTTTCGGCAAGGGTTTTTCGGGGAAAGGCAAGTGTGTACTTGTCGAGTATTCATCTCCGAACATCGCAAAGCCTTTCACTGTGGGACACCTTCGTTCCACCATTATCGGTGACGCCATTGCGAACATTTTGGATTTTTCCGGATACAAGGTCATTCGGGACAATCATGTGGGCGACTGGGGCACGCAATTTGGCAAGCAAATCGTCGCTTTTCAAAAATGGGGAAGCCAGACAGAGCTTGAGAAAAGCAGAAACAAAATGAAGTATCTTGTCGACCTTTACGTCAAATTTCACGCCGAAGCGGAAAAAGACCCGACACTCGAAGATGAAGCAAGAGAAGCGTTTCAAAAGCTTGAAAAAGGAGACAAGACTGCACGGAAGCTCTATAGCGAACTTGTCTCAATTTCAAAAGATTATTTTAGAGAAATATACTCGCGACTCGCTATTCGCCCGTTTGACACCGAACAAGGAGAATCATTTTATGAAAAAATGATTCCGGAGGTTCTCAAAGACCTCGAGAAGGCGGGAATAGTAAAAGAGAGCGAAGGGGCTCGGCTCGTATTTTTTGAAAATGAAAAATATCCCCCTTTAATGATTCAGAAAAAGGACGGAGCCACTCTTTACTCCACCCGCGATTTGGCCACAGACAAGTGGAGGAAGAAAAAATATGGCGACAAGATAATGATAGTAAACGAAACGGGAGTCGAGCAGTCTCTCTATTTCTCGCAGTTGTATGAAGTTGAGGAGATGCTCGGGTATTTTAAGAATGGAGAAAGGGTGCATGTTATGCACGGGTTTATTCGGCTTCCGGAAGGGAAAATGGCCACTCGAAAGGGCAATGTTATCTGGCTCGAAGAAGTTCTCGACGAGGCGGAGGTTCGAGCAGGTGAGATAAACAAAGAGACTGCAAAAGTGGTTGCTATGGGAGCGATTAAATTTAATGATTTGAAGCGCGAGAGTAGACAGGACATTGTTTTCAATTGGGATGAGATTATCAATTTGAAAGGGGACTCGGGTCCGTATCTTCAGTATTCTTGCGTCCGGGCAAAATCGATTTTGAAAAAGGCCGATGAAGAAAAGATAGACTACGGATCCAACTTGGAGGCGAGGCCTCCAAGTGGTTGGCGGAGTGTCGTTTTAGAAAAAATGCTCTATCGGTTTCCTGAAGTCGTTGAGCGAGCGGGGCGGGAATATGCTCCAAACTATATTGCAACCTACCTCATCGAGCTCGCATCGTCTTTCAACACGTTCTATGCGGAGGGTCAAATTGTCTCAAAAAGTGACTCATCTTCACTTTACAAAATCGCTTTGACTAAAGCGTTCTCGATTGTTATCGAAAACGGCCTGAATCTTCTTGGAATTCAGGTTCCGCCAAAGATGTAG
- a CDS encoding type II toxin-antitoxin system Phd/YefM family antitoxin, with protein MNKTIFTAKEAKNNFGRLLDEAREYPISIEKHGREVAVLLSARAYQEFKMTQDAYWGKLASLSNKKGYIGTAGSSKILKKIIDARD; from the coding sequence ATGAATAAAACAATTTTTACAGCTAAAGAGGCTAAAAACAATTTTGGGCGCCTACTCGATGAAGCCAGAGAGTATCCGATTTCTATAGAAAAGCACGGCCGAGAGGTAGCAGTTCTTTTGTCTGCTCGCGCATATCAGGAATTTAAAATGACACAAGATGCATACTGGGGAAAATTGGCATCTCTTTCTAATAAAAAAGGATATATTGGAACTGCAGGAAGCTCTAAGATTCTTAAAAAAATTATTGATGCTCGAGATTAA